The following proteins are co-located in the Apium graveolens cultivar Ventura chromosome 5, ASM990537v1, whole genome shotgun sequence genome:
- the LOC141661617 gene encoding binding partner of ACD11 1-like isoform X3 — protein MSAPMSHQDMINGVGLLPIRTVRVSNISLSATKKDIIDFFSYSGDIQFIEFQRETEMTRVAYVTFKEAQGADTAVLMSGSTIVNRPVSITPAENYQLPPYVPLLTVEKKTTDGGSGFRKTEDVVSTMLALGFILGKDTLNRAKSFDEKHRLTSHASATFASIDRKIGLIKMLSTGTAAVNEKVREIDEWFQVSDMTKHAFLAAEQTASSAGSAIMRNRYVSTGASWVSSALSMFAKAAEDLSSMTRDKVEKADEEKKEMLYKEEPTVVNDYARFHLDKSSTAELTVVSVHTTI, from the exons atGTCG GCCCCAATGAGCCACCAGGATATGATAAATGGAGTGGGTTTGCTACCA ATAAGGACAGTTAGGGTCAGTAATATCTCGTTATCTGCTACGAAGAAGGATATCATTGATTTCTTTTCTTATTCTGGTGATATTCAGTTTATTGAGTTTCAAAG GGAAACTGAAATGACTAGAGTAGCTTATGTCACATTCAAGGAAGCACAGGGAGCAGATACTGCAGTGCTTATGTCG GGATCCACCATTGTCAATCGTCCAGTCTCCATAACCCCTGCTGAGAACTACCAGCTGCCTCCCTATGTTCCTCTGCTGACTGTG GAGAAAAAGACTACTGATGGTGGTTCTGGTTTTCGTAAGACCGAAGATGTAGTGAGCACCATGCTTGCCTTGGGATTTATCTTGGGAAAAGACACCCTGAACAGAGCAAAATCATTTGATGAAAAGCATCGGTTGACATCACATGCCTCGGCTACTTTTGCTTCCATTGATCGCAAAATCGGCTTGATCAAGATGTTAAGCACTGGGACAGCTGCTGTGAATGAAAAAGTGAGAGAAATAGATGAGTGGTTCCAAGTGTCTGATATGACAAAACATGCATTTTTAGCTGCTGAACAAACAGCTAGCAGTGCAGGTTCAGCTATCATGAGAAATCGCTATGTTTCTACAGGGGCTTCATGGGTTTCAAGTGCTTTAAGTATGTTTGCAAAGGCAGCTGAGGATTTAAGCTCCATGACTAGAGACAAGGTTGAAAAGGCTGATGAGGAAAAGAAAGAGATGCTTTACAAAGAGGAGCCAACTGTGGTTAATGACTATGCACGATTCCATCTTGACAAGTCTTCCACTGCGGAGCTTACTGTGGTTTCTGTTCATACAACCATCTGA
- the LOC141661617 gene encoding binding partner of ACD11 1-like isoform X2 codes for MSHQDMINGVGLLPVSTPNWTINVSDIRTVRVSNISLSATKKDIIDFFSYSGDIQFIEFQRETEMTRVAYVTFKEAQGADTAVLMSGSTIVNRPVSITPAENYQLPPYVPLLTVEKKTTDGGSGFRKTEDVVSTMLALGFILGKDTLNRAKSFDEKHRLTSHASATFASIDRKIGLIKMLSTGTAAVNEKVREIDEWFQVSDMTKHAFLAAEQTASSAGSAIMRNRYVSTGASWVSSALSMFAKAAEDLSSMTRDKVEKADEEKKEMLYKEEPTVVNDYARFHLDKSSTAELTVVSVHTTI; via the exons ATGAGCCACCAGGATATGATAAATGGAGTGGGTTTGCTACCAGTGAGTACCCCAAACTGGACAATCAATGTTTCAGAC ATAAGGACAGTTAGGGTCAGTAATATCTCGTTATCTGCTACGAAGAAGGATATCATTGATTTCTTTTCTTATTCTGGTGATATTCAGTTTATTGAGTTTCAAAG GGAAACTGAAATGACTAGAGTAGCTTATGTCACATTCAAGGAAGCACAGGGAGCAGATACTGCAGTGCTTATGTCG GGATCCACCATTGTCAATCGTCCAGTCTCCATAACCCCTGCTGAGAACTACCAGCTGCCTCCCTATGTTCCTCTGCTGACTGTG GAGAAAAAGACTACTGATGGTGGTTCTGGTTTTCGTAAGACCGAAGATGTAGTGAGCACCATGCTTGCCTTGGGATTTATCTTGGGAAAAGACACCCTGAACAGAGCAAAATCATTTGATGAAAAGCATCGGTTGACATCACATGCCTCGGCTACTTTTGCTTCCATTGATCGCAAAATCGGCTTGATCAAGATGTTAAGCACTGGGACAGCTGCTGTGAATGAAAAAGTGAGAGAAATAGATGAGTGGTTCCAAGTGTCTGATATGACAAAACATGCATTTTTAGCTGCTGAACAAACAGCTAGCAGTGCAGGTTCAGCTATCATGAGAAATCGCTATGTTTCTACAGGGGCTTCATGGGTTTCAAGTGCTTTAAGTATGTTTGCAAAGGCAGCTGAGGATTTAAGCTCCATGACTAGAGACAAGGTTGAAAAGGCTGATGAGGAAAAGAAAGAGATGCTTTACAAAGAGGAGCCAACTGTGGTTAATGACTATGCACGATTCCATCTTGACAAGTCTTCCACTGCGGAGCTTACTGTGGTTTCTGTTCATACAACCATCTGA
- the LOC141661617 gene encoding binding partner of ACD11 1-like isoform X1 — translation MSAPMSHQDMINGVGLLPVSTPNWTINVSDIRTVRVSNISLSATKKDIIDFFSYSGDIQFIEFQRETEMTRVAYVTFKEAQGADTAVLMSGSTIVNRPVSITPAENYQLPPYVPLLTVEKKTTDGGSGFRKTEDVVSTMLALGFILGKDTLNRAKSFDEKHRLTSHASATFASIDRKIGLIKMLSTGTAAVNEKVREIDEWFQVSDMTKHAFLAAEQTASSAGSAIMRNRYVSTGASWVSSALSMFAKAAEDLSSMTRDKVEKADEEKKEMLYKEEPTVVNDYARFHLDKSSTAELTVVSVHTTI, via the exons atGTCG GCCCCAATGAGCCACCAGGATATGATAAATGGAGTGGGTTTGCTACCAGTGAGTACCCCAAACTGGACAATCAATGTTTCAGAC ATAAGGACAGTTAGGGTCAGTAATATCTCGTTATCTGCTACGAAGAAGGATATCATTGATTTCTTTTCTTATTCTGGTGATATTCAGTTTATTGAGTTTCAAAG GGAAACTGAAATGACTAGAGTAGCTTATGTCACATTCAAGGAAGCACAGGGAGCAGATACTGCAGTGCTTATGTCG GGATCCACCATTGTCAATCGTCCAGTCTCCATAACCCCTGCTGAGAACTACCAGCTGCCTCCCTATGTTCCTCTGCTGACTGTG GAGAAAAAGACTACTGATGGTGGTTCTGGTTTTCGTAAGACCGAAGATGTAGTGAGCACCATGCTTGCCTTGGGATTTATCTTGGGAAAAGACACCCTGAACAGAGCAAAATCATTTGATGAAAAGCATCGGTTGACATCACATGCCTCGGCTACTTTTGCTTCCATTGATCGCAAAATCGGCTTGATCAAGATGTTAAGCACTGGGACAGCTGCTGTGAATGAAAAAGTGAGAGAAATAGATGAGTGGTTCCAAGTGTCTGATATGACAAAACATGCATTTTTAGCTGCTGAACAAACAGCTAGCAGTGCAGGTTCAGCTATCATGAGAAATCGCTATGTTTCTACAGGGGCTTCATGGGTTTCAAGTGCTTTAAGTATGTTTGCAAAGGCAGCTGAGGATTTAAGCTCCATGACTAGAGACAAGGTTGAAAAGGCTGATGAGGAAAAGAAAGAGATGCTTTACAAAGAGGAGCCAACTGTGGTTAATGACTATGCACGATTCCATCTTGACAAGTCTTCCACTGCGGAGCTTACTGTGGTTTCTGTTCATACAACCATCTGA